The window AATTCCAAAACTTAGAAGTGACATGGCCAGAATAAGTACAAAAGCTTTAAGGTAAAAGTTCATATAATAAGTAAAGGTGAATATTTAAAAAGACCTAAATCTAGCTATTAAGCCGTTTTACCTTTTTTACCTGTGCTTAAGGATTTCACACCAGATTCCATTTTACAAGTAGCATTAAATGTTGCACCAGGATCAACTGCTAGTTTTTGTGTAATGACCTCGCCATTAATTTTTGCAGTAGATTTAAGAGTCAATAAACCTTCCACAATTAATTTACCTGAAACTTCACCTTCAACATCGGCATTATTGCATTCTAAAGTACCTTCTAGTGTGCCTTCTTTACCTATAACAACTTT is drawn from Nonlabens dokdonensis DSW-6 and contains these coding sequences:
- a CDS encoding bactofilin family protein produces the protein MFNDKKKSKSIMESGKSQNRISHGTVITGDIESNGGFRIDGTINGTLKTAAKVVIGKEGTLEGTLECNNADVEGEVSGKLIVEGLLTLKSTAKINGEVITQKLAVDPGATFNATCKMESGVKSLSTGKKGKTA